A region of the Lolium rigidum isolate FL_2022 unplaced genomic scaffold, APGP_CSIRO_Lrig_0.1 contig_60489_1, whole genome shotgun sequence genome:
TATCCTCAAGTAGCTTTTTGAAAGTTGGAGCCACATAATCTATTATACTGTAGCTCCAAGGGCACTTCCATTTCTCATCTGATGTTCTAGTTGGATTATCCAGTTCTTCGATAGAAGAGCCTCTATTCTCTGCTTCTGTCAAACAATAAACATGTGAATAAAAAGAGCAAGAGACCCAATATCAACTTATAGTACAGTATGCAATCACAACAGGAAATCTACACACCTTTCGAAATAGGATCCACTGGGAGAAGCATCGTGGTAGGCTTGTTTGTTGAATCAAACCTTGAGATCAACAGCCAAGCAGGAAAAGGGGAAGGGATAAAAGGTATTTCCCCAAGAACATTCACAATATCACCTCCAAGCATACTAATGCACACAATTGGTACATCAGGAAGTTCATGGAAGAATTCAATTACATGCTTTTCAAGATGTTCCATGTCTGCCGATGAAAACCTAATATAGAAATTGAAGTTTAATTATGAACGTACATACAGCATATGAAACAATAAATCAgcaaaataaatatttaaaagtttaaaccttagAAACTTTGGAACCTCATCTGTCTTGTCTGCGAAATCTCCAGTGACACCCTAAAAACGTGAAGGGAAAATTATTAGAAAAATGAAGAGTGCTACTATTTTAATCCCGGTGTGAACTTAGAATGGTACAGACCTTCGTTTCTGTTTTTCTGGGCAATGCTTGTAAGCTTGCAAGGTAATGGAAATTGAGATAAGTTCCAACCGAAGTTTGGTGAAAGTATGCCGCCCAATGATTCAAAGAGAGAGATCCCTTGGAATACAAAGGTAATTGGACCGTGCAATCTATCGTTGATAGTAAGAATATGCATGTAAGTAGCCTGCAAACCTGCAACAGGGGAGTTgtatttcaacacaggagccacaAAAGGGGGAAAATAGGCTTACTTCAGCAGCAACTAAAAAAAAGGTAGAACAGATATACGCACTAAGCATTTAAAGTTACAAGAAGGATATCACAGACCTCCTGGAGAAGTGAAGGACTCTCTCGAGATAGCACAAAAGCTTTCAGCAACCATGAAACAACATCAGACATTTCTACACTACAGAAGCTGCAGCAACCATCCCTTCAGATAGTGATGAAATGATGATAGTTATAGCAACGGTCATGAAATGCTACAATAAGAATGTTCTGCATGTGAAATGCACAACTGGGAGTTGATGAGACAAACCTTGACTGTTTTGAAAAGAAACCCTTCAGCAAAAAGGAACTCATACTGCATAGTATTTCTGCACGCTCTAAAGAAAGAAAATCGCCAGTATTTTCATTCATGATCAGTTCAATTAAACAAGGCCCGTATGTTCTATTACAACCTTGAGGAAGCGATCTGAAATACAATAATGATATGCACCGCCAGTAGATACTGTGAACTTCATGAGCTCCATGTATTCTACCCTGAGCTCCCAAGGTTCTTGCTGCAATAGGCAACACATCAGGACTGAACAAGATGAAATAATTAAGAAACTTAACTAAGTAATAACCAACAGGTAGCTTAATCACAGAAGAAAGTAGATCAAACTACTTAAGCTACAGGATCCATACAATTTCCAAATATCATACGTAGAAATATGGAGTATTATATAGTGTTGTGAGAGCTTTCAGGCAGTGCCTACTTGCACAACTTGCCTAAGAAACTTAGGCTACTATTTGTTTCACTGGCACAGTTGTGGCTCACACACTTTTCTAGCTTCATGGACTTATAGCTAAGCACCATGTCGCCAAACAATGAGGTCCCTTAGCCTCCATAACCATGTGAAACCCTCAATTGTGTGTCTCTTAAATGCAGTATAACACATTTTGATTTGAGACATTAACAGAGCATGAACAAAAAATAGTACCTGTTTTTAACAAAAGCGACACAAGATGGCGTCGGCGAATGCAGTCTTCTCTGAACTGCAGTATATTCTCAATGCACTCAAAATTGAGTGAATTAACAAAAAGGCAGCTCCAACATCCAAACATATTGCATGTGTCATCTCTGTTGCGATCAACGCCATCAAGAGAACGGTTTAGCTTCCCACAGACCAAACCATCCGTGGACAATTCGTTGCTCCAAGATATGTCACTTTTGCTATTGAGTTCAGCCAAGTCTTTTTCATTTTTCACATGGGCAGTTCGCTTACTAGATCGGGTGGTTCTAGTCTTTGCATGAGCTGCCGCATTCTGTTCTTTAGCTAAACGTAATGAAGTTCTAGATGCCCTCTTAACTTTAACATCCAATGGCAGAGCACTTTCGGCACTCTTCAAGTTTTCCCTTTCAGATTTCAATCCCACAAGTTTATCGTACTGTATCTGACTGAACAACAAACAAGGAGTACATGTAGGTAACACTCCATCCTTGGCTGCTAAGGGTTCTTTCCCATGATTACAAGCTCCACGCTTGGTTTCTGCAATAGAATCTTTGCTGCACAACACACAACTAGTATAAAGTTTATCACAGGATCCAGCAGAAAAATCCAAACCAGAGTTACTCAATTTCTCCACGGCAGATTGGTACATCCCTAAAGCACTAGATAAATTGCCTGTTGACTGTTTCTGCAAGTCTTTCTCAAAGAGATTCCAAAACAGATCTCCAGCTTGGACATCAACTGATATCTGCAGCGTCAACTTGCATGTCTTGCATGAAATGAATTCATCATTTTCTGCAAGGAGGTCCTTAGCATGTTTAAGCTCACCCTCAGCAGCATCCCATAGCTGTCTCTTGTGGTATAGTTTACCTAAAACATGAGACAGAATGGACAGATGAACAAAAATAACAATGAAGTAATAGATAGATCATTAATAGATGTACTTACCTAACACTGATGTAAAGACAACAGCAAAAATTGGTAATCCTTGGAAACATGATATCGCCTTTCCTGTCCGCAATAAAACTTCTGCTTCAGCACCATTGCCAACCAATTCATTCATCACAGCAACCTGAGTACGTCGTGTAAAAACATGAATAATGTGACAATGTCTGTAGCCTACTTGAGGTCAGGTTTTACACTATGGAAATTATTGCGGTACTGCCAACAGCCAGAGCAGCGTCAACACAAGACATCACTCATAGGTAGGTGGGCCTCATGTTACCATGTGATAGATGGCTACGGTGGTACACATGTTCCAGCAACTCCTTCAATCATTTTGCTGGTACTGAAATTAACGCATACCACACTATTGACATACCTGTAATATGCTCTCAAGATAACATCTAAGTATATTCCATGGGGTAAGGAAAGAATCTTTCATGCTGCTTGGCCTGGTGCAATCTGGCCAGATTTCAGCCACCGTTGGTGCCCATGCTTCAAGTGAAAACAAGTCTTGCCCACCAAAACATTGGCTTCCCCCACTTACAAACTTGCCCACATTAAATTTGAACTTCTTTTTTAGGAGATTCTTGCGCAATTGGAGGGCTTCTCTTCCATATGAAATGGCCTGCAAACATACAATAAAGGGTGTTCTAATTACAGGGAAGCTAAACTACAGAGTACCTACACATCAAGGAAATTTCATAATAGCTGGAGATTTTCCACTAAGGTAGATGAGAGAAACAGATTACCTGGAGAACTTGTCCTCTTGACAGAAGTCTTTCTGACAAATCATAGTATATACAGCCAGCCAAATGGGTTGATTGATTACTCAAAGGACCCTGCAAAATCAAACAATACAAGATGCATCAAAAAAACGTAAAGACAATGCATACTACATTACTGCAATGCAAGTAACAGAGCTTACATCAGAAACCAGAGATGATGCAACTTTATCAATCTCATCAACACTAGCATTGAAACCAAACTGATTTCCAAAGGAGTGTTCACATGATTGAGAAAGGAAATCAACAGGCCACAACCTCTGAAGAAACATAGTAAGAGAAGGATAATCTTCTTTGAAACAGTTTCTCCAaaatattgtattgtggcaatcaACACCAAGATGCCGTGCCACATAAGAAACAAATTTCTGGTCCATTGGGAGATGACAGCATGCATGATTAAGGCGCCCGTTGATAAATAACATGGAGAATAACTTTTCTAGGGGTAAGTTTTTTTCCTTCCATATCATTATGATAAACTTGCACAGCTCAAACTGAAGCTCAAAGCAGCCCTGATATAAAGTAAAAGCACATAATTATCTTGCTAAAAGCCAGCGGTTGCATCTTATCGAACCTAATAGTTTTTAGCATGGCCTTACCTTCATTGCCAGCAAATCAACCAGGGAACAAAGAAGTGGTACAAGAGTTTCTGATTGCTGCTGAAAGATCACACCAGGAGAACAATGATGCAAAGTACCCATCTTTGACCACAAGCCAACAGCACTCCTAGCACTATCAAAGATTACCTATTCGAAAAAACGAAAAACcataagcaaacaaagcaaaggcATGTTATAGCTAATATACAAGTCACTGTACAAGCAATTCATATGAAGCAGTTACCTTGCCACCATGATTGGCTTCCTGGGCACAATGTGCATGCAGGCAATATGCAACAGCCAATTCATGGATCACAATCGCATTGCCTCGAGATGGATCCAGTAAGATGCCTCGCTGGTTTCATGTAAGAAAATGAGTCCTAGATAATCCTTGCGGTATACATGAGAAAACAGGACAGGAAGGGGACAGCAGGGAGGGGAGGGGGGCTTACAAGTAAAGAGATGGCTTCAGACAAGGACTCAAGACAGCTGCTTATGTTTTCCACCCCAGATGCACGGAGTATACGTGCCTTCCTAACTAAAACCTTTGATCTGTCCACATAATATTCTTTTGAACAATATATTTCATTCAAGAGAATATCTATTATTCTATTTTGCATATTTGCACAGAGCATGGTCACACGAGATTTCGTTTCTCCATATGCTAATAATTCCTGCAAAAACCAAAGCAAGTCCAAAGCACTTCGCATCAGAATGAGATCAAAATACAGATACACCATTGTTTATCTTAACAAAACAGAATCTGATACCTGCTCTACGATTAAGCCTATGAACTTCATTGGCAAGGGAGGCGAGCAGCCCATAAGAGAGTGATAGAGAAGAGGAGCACTATCCACACCTTGGCCATCTTTAAAATCTTGAAGTGTTATCTAAAGTTTGCATAAGAAAATAAATGAAACCACATCAACAAAGTGTTTGAAGCGGGATAGTTTCTctagtttttttttagataatacCTTCACCCATAACTCGACCAGAACCAAATAGTTTTTTTGATAATCAGATGTGTCACCATAAAAAAACGATTCAAACAGGCTCTTCACAACAATATCACGAATCGCTTTTGAGCCACATCTATGAAGAATGCCAACCACCTTTACTATCCTTGCAAATACACCTGCAATGATACCCTCCGGTGTATCCTTTGGTAGATCATCAGTAATGATGTGACCTTCCGCTGTTGATGATAGTCTACAGTAAGAAAGTCTGGCGTATGCCCATGTTGTTTGACAGCATAGTTCTAATGCCTTTGGTGCCTGAAGCAGTTACAATGGTCAATCATATAAAAGTCCATAGTTAAATGCAAATTTAAGTAAAAGACCAGCACCTCAGAAGGGTACCTCTTCAAGATGTCCAATATTATAAAGTGCCACACCAATGTTCCACATAGAAGTGGTTAAAAAGATGAGATCATCAAGCTTTATCCATGTACTTGAGATGGCACGATTGATAGAAGACAAGCTCTTCTAGATTATGAAAGCAAAATGCATTAGTAATAAGAATGGTGCTACCTCTGTCCTAAAAAGGATGTCTTGACTATAtctagattcgcatgtatctagacacattttagtatgtagatacatgcaaatttagacaaagttaggACATCCtttttaggacggagggagtattagaaaATAGTAAATCGGTAATTTAAACATCAATTCTTCACAAATTTGACTAGTATAGGAGAATACGCAAAAATGTTTATTCATAATAATTTATACATGCAGCAAAATGATGATACTCAGAAGTGATAGAACAACAGGCTGGATCAGAGGATTCTGTAATGCATGACCCAGCTGTAAATGACTAAATGGTTTTCTGTTTAAACTATAAGATGCAATATAAGTTATAGGACAAGCGGCTTAAGTACCTGGATAGCATCATTGGTCACAAAGGAAATTTTGAACGCTGCAACTAGGGATTTCAGTAAGGTTGCACGTTGTTTACGCAATCTCTCCTTCTCTTCTTCAGACCTTTTGGTACAACTGTTACAGCACAACAACAAAAAGAACAGCTTACAAAATCAGAAATCACTCACTTGTTAATACTTATGATTTTATGGACTTTACCTGTAAGCAATAAAGCTGGAATCAATGAATTGGTCCAATGCCATTAGGACACAAGTCATGTTTCCCAAATTGGGGATTGTTTTTCCTTTGGAGAAGTTCTCCCAAACTACATTTGTATGCTGCAATAATAGTATCTCGCAAAGGAACTCCAAAGAATCAAGATACGCCACAAAATAAATATGCTCATGTGACTGAGAATAACTATAAGTGTGTCTCTTATCGGGATGTCCAGCGTCTGCTGGACGACTCACAtacttccccaaactatcacgttgCTTGGATTTGCCATTGTTGACACAGAAAATCCGTGCTAGTGTGTCAAGTGCAGTGTTCAAAGTTTGTAGATTCTTTTCGTTCTTGAGAAAATTCACTGTCATAGTCAGTTGATCTTCACTTTCAATTTGCTCTGTACTGAAGTGTAATACGGTAGCATAGAGATGGAGAACTGAGGCGACGGGCGCCGAAACCTATAATTTGCAAGAAAATAAATTAGTCAAAAATAACAATGGCACCGTATGGTATGCATTAGCACCAAGCAATGCTAAAAATTTGTGCAGAATATACCTCAGAAAAATAACCACCTTGTGAAAGTAGTTCTGAAGCACCAGCATGTACATTCCTATTTTTAGAAACAAAGCTCCAGAAAAAATATGCTACAAATTCCAGGAACTCGTTTACAGCTTTCGGTGAGTAATCCTGAAAATGTTTACACGATATTACAACAGTTAACAATGTATTTTTGGTGAAAAAACTCGGTGTCTTATAATTTTCACAGGATGGAGATGGGCAGAGTGGAAATAGTACACCCAGTGCAAACAATATATGAGACCTGAAGTGCACCAGAAATCACAATGAGGTAGAATGCTTCAAGATAGAACAAAAAACTGAATCAGGATTCTTAGACAGCATCTGCTGCTCCAAGACATCTAGCACATTCAGTATCACCACTAAAATAAGGccccttcttttgggcttctacaCTTGCTTATAGGTTACACGCcggagaagcccaaaagaagtcaaaATTTCTGGGTTGCTCTCCCCACACCCAGCCTGGTCCGCAGTGCAATTTGGGCTGGGCGGAGAAGCGAAAAAATGCCAGCTTCCCAAGCTTCTTGGGTTAGAAACAAAGAGGTATATCTCTTTACCCCTAATGTTTGAGCTATTTACATCCACACTGCCACCACCAAACTAAAGGAATTGTTTTCTGTCTTTCTTTCACGAACGCATTGACTGGTCTCTACCCTCCCATCTCGCTTCTAGGTTTCCTCCCGTTCCCCAAACGCCGCCTCCGCCCCATGACTTCGTCTGCCACTCGCCGCCCCCTCACGACGCCGGTAGTCTCCCCACCTGTTCTTCATTCAATTTTCCATGTGGGCGGGTAGCATGCGGCCTCCATGGATGCCTGGTTCACCGACCGGCCAGCCGATTGCTGGACCCCTCCACCAGCGCTGCCTCCTCCGTGTGGTTGCGTGGCAGCACAGGGTGCCACTGACTCGCTTCCCATCCTAGAGCACAATGTGCGCTGTGCCGCTGTTGCTTCTGCTGTGTGACCGCAGCAGCTCAGCCGGCGGCATGAACATGTGAACTAGTAATCATATCTTTTTCTGTTACAATTGACTTCCAGCTTCAGGTTCATGTGATTTTGTCAAGTCACCACTTTTACTGCTAAACTTGAGTTGCCATTGGTTCTTCGGTGGAATATCATAACCATTTTCCCAACCAGCTTTTGTTCATTTTAGTGTTTGTTTGACCCGCTTTTGCCTACTTGTGTCTAATTTTCCACAGCATAAAATAAGCACAGCACAGAACAGTTAGGGTGTGTTTGTTTCGG
Encoded here:
- the LOC124681922 gene encoding separase-like; amino-acid sequence: SHILFALGVLFPLCPSPSCENYKTPSFFTKNTLLTVVISCKHFQDYSPKAVNEFLEFVAYFFWSFVSKNRNVHAGASELLSQGGYFSEVSAPVASVLHLYATVLHFSTEQIESEDQLTMTVNFLKNEKNLQTLNTALDTLARIFCVNNGKSKQRDSLGKYVSRPADAGHPDKRHTYSYSQSHEHIYFVAYLDSLEFLCEILLLQHTNVVWENFSKGKTIPNLGNMTCVLMALDQFIDSSFIAYSCTKRSEEEKERLRKQRATLLKSLVAAFKISFVTNDAIQKSLSSINRAISSTWIKLDDLIFLTTSMWNIGVALYNIGHLEEAPKALELCCQTTWAYARLSYCRLSSTAEGHIITDDLPKDTPEGIIAGVFARIVKVVGILHRCGSKAIRDIVVKSLFESFFYGDTSDYQKNYLVLVELWVKITLQDFKDGQGVDSAPLLYHSLMGCSPPLPMKFIGLIVEQELLAYGETKSRVTMLCANMQNRIIDILLNEIYCSKEYYVDRSKVLVRKARILRASGVENISSCLESLSEAISLLEANHGGKVIFDSARSAVGLWSKMGTLHHCSPGVIFQQQSETLVPLLCSLVDLLAMKRLWPVDFLSQSCEHSFGNQFGFNASVDEIDKVASSLVSDGPLSNQSTHLAGCIYYDLSERLLSRGQVLQAISYGREALQLRKNLLKKKFKFNVGKFVSGGSQCFGGQDLFSLEAWAPTVAEIWPDCTRPSSMKDSFLTPWNILRCYLESILQVAVMNELVGNGAEAEVLLRTGKAISCFQGLPIFAVVFTSVLGKLYHKRQLWDAAEGELKHAKDLLAENDEFISCKTCKLTLQISVDVQAGDLFWNLFEKDLQKQSTGNLSSALGMYQSAVEKLSNSGLDFSAGSCDKLYTSCVLCSKDSIAETKRGACNHGKEPLAAKDGVLPTCTPCLLFSQIQYDKLVGLKSERENLKSAESALPLDVKVKRASRTSLRLAKEQNAAAHAKTRTTRSSKRTAHVKNEKDLAELNSKSDISWSNELSTDGLVCGKLNRSLDGVDRNRDDTCNMFGCWSCLFVNSLNFECIENILQFREDCIRRRHLVSLLLKTARTLGAQGRIHGAHEVHSIYWRCISLLYFRSLPQGCNRTYGPCLIELIMNENTGDFLSLERAEILCSMSSFLLKGFFSKQSRDGCCSFCSVEMSDVVSWLLKAFVLSRESPSLLQEVCRLLTCIFLLSTIDCTVQLPLYSKGSLSLNHWAAYFHQTSVGTYLNFHYLASLQALPRKTETKGVTGDFADKTDEVPKFLRFSSADMEHLEKHVIEFFHELPDVPIVCISMLGGDIVNVLGEIPFIPSPFPAWLLISRFDSTNKPTTMLLPVDPISKEAENRGSSIEELDNPTRTSDEKWKCPWSYSIIDYVAPTFKKLLEDNFRSLSGATHIPNDGQAQTIRWWSDRMKLNDDLNEILENIEELWLGPWKCLLLGHQLAYQHSEAVLENLISGLESEFKLEVDPALIKAILGGVASVDELKECVSQLISYKSYFGRGGCCGGDRLRAFSCQTDAEALTTLEHLCNGIVDELSEPVDRNPVILVLDIDVQMLPWENLPALRNQEIYRMPSMRSILLALARSTNHHNDASAMVPPFPVIDPFDAFYLLNPSGDLISTQDEFYQLFRNYEWKGNAGDAPTAEELVLALRNHDLFLYFGHGSGSQYVSGKEIEKLDNCAAALLMGCSSGTLHCKGGYAPQGAPLSYLFAGSPSVIANLWDVSDKDIDRFSKALLSSWLQENFKATKTCPKCCRSLTHEFETMTIAAKDNGRQRRKGTRRGQKQQQTAEIDGGSNCCNCRHRRIASHISEARRACRLPLMIGASPVCYGVPTLIRKK